The stretch of DNA TAGAGAGGAAACATACTGGAATCTTGAGCTGCATACATAAATTTGAAGTGGTCCGCTGAAGCTTGTTATCAACAAAAAGTAATTAGAAATGGCATTTTGCCTTCCTATTTGAATGAGAATGGTCTTCAAACGTCGACCTATGGCCCTGTAACACTATATTGCTCTACTCTGAAGGGTATAAACTTACAAAGTCAATGTTGGTAAGCTAGACTAACCAAATGTACACATATTTTGTCCTGGCATTGCCATCTAGTTGTAAAGTCACCTTGAGGTCGTTTGGAATAATGGTAACCAACTAAATGAATCCGGTGCCTCTTCTGTGATGTGTACATCATATAAGTCATGCAATATAACTGTAGCATTTGCTCCATTCCGATCAACTGTTGTTCTTGGGTCTCTTGGCAGAAACCAGGTACGCACGATTTACTTTGGTTGATTACGAGTTAACAAGAGTAATTGTCCTCATGAGTCATTGCAGTTAAGAGGTACCCACTTATAATTTAGGGCCATTAAATTATTTCTAGGGAAAGGACCAGTAATTATCTGATGCAAATTGTAACAATGCCTTTGTATGCTGTTTTTGTTGTAGTATAAATTTATGCAATAAAAAATGCTGGTAAGACTTGCAAAACAGAAGATTAATTGCTTATATAGAATATATCCAGCAAATAAGGTGTAACATTTGAATAGCAAGTTCAAGATATGAAGTGGCAAATCCACAACCATAAATTTACAACCCCCATGTCCACATCAGTAGAAGCAGAACAGACAAAAACCATCAAAATTCTGAAGGAATAGAAACGTCAAAGCCTTTTGCTGCAGCACACAAGTtctcacacacaacacacacaaatCTTGCACACATGTCTGCTGGTAGTTCTCATGTTTCTATGGCCTGAAGTTATCCCGGACTTAGAAATGAGTTGACAAAGGCCAAGAACTTGTCTCCATGGCCACCTCACAACTCACAGGAGCACTGGTACTTGACCTCTATTTATTTTCCTTACAAGTATATGGAAGAACTCGCAAAGATTTGTGTAGGAGTTACATAGTTATTTCCCCTTTTGCTGGGTTTTTGTTTATTATATCCACAGCATTTTCTTGCCCCTAGGAACTAACCCGTTCACAATTTGATCTAACATTGCATACAGAGATCAAGAAATGGCTTGTTCATCCACATATAGAGTTCCCAGTGGGTTAGGATTCTTGGGGCTTTCCAAGATTGGTCGGAATCCTTTGAAAAACAAAGGTGGTGTCCGGTCAGGAGCAAAGTATGTGGTACCAACGTGTGCAGTCTCCTCTGCTAGGCCAGCGTCACAGCCTAGGTTCATACAGCACAAGAAGGAGGCCTTCTGGTTCTACAGGTTTCTTTCCGTAGTATATGATCATGTTATAAACCCAGGGCATTGGACTGAGGACATGAGGGATGATGCATTGGAACCTGCTGAACTATACGACAATGAGTTTAAGGTTGTTGATGTTGGCGGTGGAACTGGGTTCACTACATTGGGGATTGTCAAGCATGTGGACAACGACAATGTGACTCTGCTGGACCAGTCACCACACCAGATTGAGAAAGCTCGGCGAAGGAGGCACTGAAGGGGGTGACCATCATGGAGGGTGATGCTGAGGACCTCCCCTTTCCGACTGACACATTTGACCGCTATGTCTCTGCTGGAAGGTGATGCTCTTATCAATTGTATGGATATCTTATCTTATAGTACCTCTTTGTATATACTGATCTTATGCCAGCTTGAGTAGGCTAGTATTTTCTTGACCTTCATCCTTTCCTGCTGCTACTTACTACTATTAATGTCAATACCTTGTTATTTCCTGTCTTAATATATCTAGATTTGTATACCAATCCGGTTTTAGTTGACAAAATCCATCTGACCGCAGTATAAACATTATAAACACAATGGTTCAGTTGCCTGCCAGGATATATTGGTACTGGTGCAATTTGAAGCAAATGATAATGCTCTTGTTTCCAGCTGTCCATGATTCGAGAATTGTTATTGAAGTCCTGATACTCTGCTGGAAGAAATGATCTAACTATCTTCAGATCTGTAGACATGTACAGATACCTTTGGTTAATCCTTTCCTATATGTTAAGCTGCTGCTTGAACATTGAAAGGAGTGTATATTTGCGACCTGGCTTAGATTTTATTATTGTGAGTCGAATGCCATATCTCTTATGCCTCCGTTTCATCAGCCATGCTTATAGATGGTGTTATTCTCCAGCATTGAGTATTGGCCTGACCCGCAGCGAGGAATCAAGGAAGCTTACAGGGTCGTGAAGCCTGGCGGGCTTGCCTGTTTGATTGGTCCAGTTCACCCAACATTCTGGCTATCTCGCTTCTTCGCCGACATGTGGATGCTCTTCCCCACAGAAGAAGAGTACATAGAGTGGTTCACCAAGGCAGGGTTTGAGGATGTCAAGCTCAAAAGGATCGGGCCCAAGTGGTACCGTGGTGTTCGTCGGCATGGcttgatcatgggatgctccgtgACAGGCGTGAAGAGAGCTTCTGGCGACTCCCCTTTGCAGGTACATTCCATGCATCCGTAGCTGCCAGACTTTGTTTTCTCCATCTCAATGTTCCAAGTGTGTTGATATCACTTATCATTGGTATGTTGTTGCTGCAGCTTGGTCCCAAGGCTGAGGATGTTGAGGAACAGGTGAATCTTCTCGCCTTCCTCTTCCGCTTCGCCATCGGGACGATATGCGCGTCGTACTACGTGCTAGTGCCTATCTACATGTGGATCAAGGATCAGGTTGTTCCCAAAGGCCAGCCGATTTAAGCAATGGTAGTGAAGATCCAATTTTGGCTTCTGTATGTTAGCGACCTGTAGTGCTTGCAGTTCCCTACTCAAGTATGTTTGTGCTTTTCTTTCCGTCAAAATCTTGTTTATGCAAAGGGACTTTGTTCACTAGCAGAATTGTAGAGGCTAGGGATGTAATATTCCCATTTATCGGATGAAATGCAAAGGAGCTTGATGAAGCGTCAAAATGCATCCTCTAACATGGTGAAAATTGCCATCGAAATAAATAAGAGCTCTGAGACCAAATTTTGAACTGAAAATTCGGTGGCGAACTTGTTAGGTTCAAATTCGGTAAGTCTCCTTGTTGTCTTTCATATATCCTGTATTCCTGTATTCCGTACCTACATATGCCCACATTACCAAGACCACACACTGGAAGAGGAAACAGGCATGAAGTCGCTACATCAGACCATGAGTCAAGAAGAGATCATATGCTCTGAACATGTCATGCAGAAAGCCATGAAGTCGCTACATCAGACCCAACAGACATTACAAAAGAAAAGTAGAGCAGCTATATGATTCAACATGTATGATATCATGGAGAGAATATTACTGCAAGTAATTGTTTGATATCAGACAACGTGAACAATGCATGCTATATATGTACCACCAAAAATCTGTCTTTGCAGTTACATGTATGCAACATGAAGAGTAGCTCCCAGCAAAAAAAAAGATAACATGAAGAGTCGCAAACTTAACTCACAGAAAACAGGACACATTTTCAGAACATAATGAAAAAAACAACTACACAGAACAGATCACCTCCAACGCCATAAGATTGAGGTGCTTCTTATGCCCCGAAACATCCGAGAAGTTTCTTGGGAGCCAGCCCGGTTGCACGGTACTTTGCTGCCATCTCCTCGGCCTTGAGAACTTCTTCACCACGCCGGGCCACTACCATTGCTCTCTTCTCTTCAGCTTCCCTGTGGGCGATTGCCTTTCTGTTCTTCATCTTCTCAGCGTATTCGGCCTTCTTCTTTTCCAACTCTTCCTGAACGCTCGTAAAATTCCAGAACATTAGCCGATCAGTGGACGCACATAAAATTCCTCTAGGAGAAGTGGCTACATAGCATATTGAATAGATAGACAATAACTTCTCAGCTAGTCAAGGTCACCAGAAGACATAAACgagttctcttttttttttctagaGAAAGAAATAGTGAATTTTTATATATGCACTGTTCATATTATGTGCCAAGGTGGAGCAGGTGGCCAAGGAGATGTTTACCCAGCATGGACAACGTTTTAGTCTTTCGGATCGGTCTTCCAAGACCTTAAGCTGTTTCCTTTTGTGTTTAAACTATGTCGTTACATGTTATGGCTGAACTTTATTGTTGGCCTGTAATGTTGTGTCTGTGGGATTCTACTTATGCATAGGCTGGGAGTAAACTCTTATGGTTGTATTGCCTTGATGTGGCAAGAGTCGATAGATTCTTTTTCTCGAAGGAAAGAAGAACTTCCTTGTTTGCATCCTACTCGAACATATCACTAAAGTGTGAAAATATGAAGTTCAATGGAAGTATTGTAAATGTACCGGTAAATATGCAGACCACTCATGGTTTGAAAAAAAAGGCAGGTCATTCAAAATCCCCAGCAATAAAGAAAGGGAATAACGAACTTGGTAAGAATAAAATATACCAGAATCATAACTTGAGAAACATGAAATTGGAATGGAGGACTTACTTCCTTCCTTTTGAGTTGAGCATCTATGGTTGCCTTCTTTGTGTTCTCCCATGAAAGAATGGACGATAGCTTCTTAGCAGCCCTGTTGTGACATAGACAGCAAGGGATTAAATTTATTGTTTTCAATTTATTTGGAGTTATGATTTGCAACTTATTTCCTCGATATATATAGGATGTTGTGACGCAATGGGGGCAGTGAATAGCAAAGCTTCCAGTGACAACTTTCCGGTTTTAAGTCTGTGACAGAGTTTTCCAGGGCTGGCCAGTGAAACATTCAGATTACTGAACAGGGAGGGGTGCTAAAAAAGGATGGATGCTTGATCCAGCTAACTGACAGTCCCAGTGCAGAATGAAGGGGTGACAATGGATCTATTGTTCAGAACTTACTTGTTCTCAGCCTTGGCCTTCTCGTTCTCCACCCATGCTTTGATCAAAGAGCTCATCTTCTCCGTCTCCACCTTTGCAAGAGCGACGTCTGAAAGCAGGTTATATTATGTATGCTGTCAGCTTAGTCGGCTGTATTCAGCAGAGACGAGAAGAAGGAACGGAGTTGAATCATCATTCAGTCACCTCTTTCATGTGAGCCCCTGTGGATGTTCTTCTCAGGGCGAGGTTTTTCGGCAGCTTCTGCACAAGAAACCGGAGCAAAGTGTCAGAAATCAGGTGCGGTGacttgactgactgaaccttgtggAACAGATAGAAAACATGGCGAACAGGACAGGCAATAGTTGATCCTTCCACATATGAACCCTCTTCACAGTTGAGAATGGTTAGCATGTCTCAGAATAGATCCTTGGACAACAAGTAGAGTAGTATACTCACTGCTGTCGACGACGACGAGGGCCTTGGAGTCATCGGCCACGGCCGGTGGCTTGGCCCCCGGGGGAGGCGGGATGACCACCGGCACGTCCTTCTCTGCGGCCGCCTCCGGCGCCGCAGCAGCCGGCACCGCCTTCTTGGCTTCCTCCCCGGCCATCACGCACGCACGCGCACAGGTGCTTGTTGCGGTGAGAAACTTCCGCAGCTGCTTCACTGTCTGTCACGCTAGCGATACTCAACCGCGGCTTGACGCGGAGCAATATATAGAACGGGTTTAAGTGGCTCCGCTGCCGTTAGCCTGGCCTAGAGGAAAAGTTGTTTTTCTATATTTTTTTGACAGGAGCCTGGAGGAAAGGTTGGCCAGCGGGGAGGTGGAAGGAGGAGGAAATaaataattactccctccgttcctaaataattgtctttctagccatctcaaatggactacaacatacggatgtatgtagacatgtttcagagtgtaggttcactcattttgtttcgtatgtagtcacttgttgaaatctctaaaaagacaattatttaggaacggagggagtagtaggctATATATCCGGGAGCTTATTTAGTGGGGCTGCTTTTAGCAGGTGCGTGCGTGGGTGTTGACACACCCACGGGAAAATTCAATGAAATGACGCGCGCCTCGGCCTTGGTCTGCCAACGGAACGGAGGCCGTCCATCGGTGGTTTTCATGGCGCACACGCGCGGGCCGTGCCGTCCGGCCTCCGGGCGTCCGCCTCCTCCGACGCATCGGACATCGCGCGGCCGTTGTGCCCGAAG from Triticum dicoccoides isolate Atlit2015 ecotype Zavitan chromosome 6A, WEW_v2.0, whole genome shotgun sequence encodes:
- the LOC119317260 gene encoding remorin-like; its protein translation is MAGEEAKKAVPAAAAPEAAAEKDVPVVIPPPPGAKPPAVADDSKALVVVDSKAAEKPRPEKNIHRGSHERDVALAKVETEKMSSLIKAWVENEKAKAENKAAKKLSSILSWENTKKATIDAQLKRKEEELEKKKAEYAEKMKNRKAIAHREAEEKRAMVVARRGEEVLKAEEMAAKYRATGLAPKKLLGCFGA